In Camelus bactrianus isolate YW-2024 breed Bactrian camel chromosome 28, ASM4877302v1, whole genome shotgun sequence, a single window of DNA contains:
- the LOC105072241 gene encoding sulfotransferase 1C2, whose translation MALTTEVGRRPPLSELEGVPLPAATVDNWGQIQGFEAKPDDLVICTYPKSGTTWIQEIVDMIEQNGDVEKCQRATIQHRHPFLEWARPPQPSGVEQAREMPSPRVLRTHLPTQLLPRSFWETRCKFLYVARNAKDCTVSYYHFQRMNQTLPDPGPWEEYLETFLSGKVGWGSWFEHVKGWWEVRHRYQILFLFYEDLKRDPKREIQKVVQFLGKRVDGPVLDRIVQETSFEKMKANPMTNRSLVPKSILDQSISPFMRKGTVGDWKNHFTVAQNERFEEIYRRKMEGTSICFCTEL comes from the exons ATGGCCCTGACCACAGAAGTGGGGAGACGGCCACCGCTGAGTGAGCTGGAGGGGGTGCCCCTGCCAGCAGCCACCGTGGACAACTGGGGCCAGATCCAGGGGTTTGAGGCCAAGCCAGACGACCTCGTCATCTGCACCTACCCGAAGTCAG GGACGACGTGGATCCAGGAAATTGTGGACATGATTGAGCAGAACGGGGACGTGGAGAAGTGCCAGCGGGCCACCATCCAGCACCGCCACCCCTTCCTCGAGTGGGCCCGGCCGCCCCAGCCCTCGG GTGTGGAGCAGGCCCGGGAGATGCCGTCCCCGCGGGTGCTGAGGACTCACCTTCCCACCCAGCTGCTGCCGCGGTCCTTCTGGGAAACCCGCTGCAAG TTCCTTTATGTAGCTCGAAATGCCAAAGACTGCACGGTGTCTTACTACCACTTCCAGAGGATGAACCAGACACTCCCCGACCCCGGCCCCTGGGAGGAGTACTTGGAAACCTTCCTCAGTGGAAAAG TGGGCTGGGGCTCCTGGTTTGAGCACGTGAAAGGCTGGTGGGAGGTGAGACACAGGTACCAGATCCTCTTTCTCTTCTACGAGGACCTCAAGAGG GACCCAAAGCGTGAGATTCAGAAGGTAGTGCAGTTCCTGGGAAAGCGCGTGGATGGACCTGTGCTGGACAGAATTGTCCAGGAGACGTCATTTGAGAAGATGAAGGCAAACCCCATGACCAATCGTTCTTTGGTTCCCAAGTCTATCCTGGACCAGTCGATTTCCCCCTTCATGAGAAAAG GAACCGTGGGGGATTGGAAAAACCACTTCACGGTGGCTCAGAATGAGAGGTTTGAGGAAATCTACAGGCGGAAGATGGAAGGAACCTCAATCTGCTTCTGCACGGAACTCTGA